One genomic window of Legionella jordanis includes the following:
- a CDS encoding type IV secretory system conjugative DNA transfer family protein, with amino-acid sequence MSLNKPNKAIGPQVRQKHNEKTNKQLVILVALSLFISMQVGTQFVAYKLHFSDELGFSLNHVYFPWQSLWWSLKYHHYYPDYFNAAFGLMAMSGSLFLMLIVFVAKHLKKENISEYLHGSARWANRDDLKNAGLFGNEEGVYVGAIEDEKGDIHYLRHNGPEHILTYAPTRSGKGVGLVIPTLLSWKQSCVITDLKGELWALTAGWRQKHANNKVIRFEPATLKDSARWNPLDEIRVGTEYEVGDVQNLATLVIDPDGKGLETHWQKTSQALLVGFILHAIYKLKNQGEPATFPNIDRMLVDPNTNIADLLIEMTQYPHVDGKTHSVISASARDMIDRPEEEAGSVLSTLKSYLALYRDPVVAHNVSGSDFCIKDLMHHASPVSLYIVTQPNDKARLQPLVRVMLNMVVRLLADKMEFERVDDGRGNYFVRTKKTYKHRLLCMIDEFPSLGKLDILQESLAFVAGYGLKFYLICQDINQLKSRERGYGPDETITSNCHIQNAYPPNRIETAEHLSKLTGQTTIVKEHITTSGKRFSTFLNQISKTKQEVSRPLLTVDECQRMPGPKKDENGLIKEAGDMVVYVAGFPAIYGKQPLYFKDPVFIARASVEAPEQSDILRARLREDEEIRL; translated from the coding sequence ATGAGCTTGAACAAACCCAACAAAGCCATTGGCCCACAGGTGAGACAAAAGCATAATGAAAAAACGAATAAACAACTTGTTATTTTAGTTGCTCTCTCGCTTTTCATCAGTATGCAGGTTGGCACACAATTTGTGGCTTATAAGTTGCATTTTAGTGATGAATTAGGGTTTTCGCTGAATCATGTCTACTTTCCATGGCAGTCCCTTTGGTGGAGCTTGAAATACCATCATTATTATCCTGATTATTTTAATGCAGCCTTTGGTTTGATGGCGATGAGTGGCAGTCTTTTTTTAATGTTGATTGTTTTTGTTGCTAAGCATTTAAAAAAAGAAAACATCAGTGAATACCTGCATGGTTCAGCCAGATGGGCCAACAGAGATGATTTAAAAAATGCTGGACTGTTTGGCAATGAGGAAGGCGTTTATGTCGGTGCTATTGAAGATGAAAAAGGGGATATTCATTATTTACGCCATAATGGCCCAGAGCATATTTTAACTTATGCCCCAACGCGTTCTGGCAAAGGGGTTGGTCTTGTTATTCCTACCCTTTTATCCTGGAAACAGTCTTGTGTGATTACGGATTTAAAAGGAGAGCTTTGGGCATTAACAGCTGGTTGGCGTCAAAAGCATGCCAACAATAAAGTCATTCGCTTTGAGCCGGCAACATTAAAGGATTCAGCCCGATGGAATCCATTAGATGAAATTAGAGTAGGTACGGAATATGAAGTTGGTGATGTACAAAATCTTGCAACGCTTGTAATTGATCCTGATGGTAAAGGACTTGAAACCCACTGGCAGAAAACATCCCAAGCACTTTTGGTTGGGTTTATTCTACATGCAATTTATAAGCTGAAAAATCAAGGAGAACCGGCTACTTTTCCAAATATTGATCGCATGTTGGTCGATCCAAATACTAATATCGCCGATTTATTGATTGAAATGACCCAATACCCGCATGTTGATGGCAAAACACATTCTGTTATCAGCGCATCGGCTCGTGATATGATTGATAGGCCGGAGGAAGAAGCGGGTTCTGTCTTATCCACCTTAAAATCGTACCTGGCTTTATACCGTGATCCGGTGGTCGCCCACAATGTCTCTGGCTCAGATTTCTGTATTAAAGATTTGATGCATCATGCAAGCCCTGTCAGTCTTTATATCGTGACTCAACCCAATGATAAAGCACGATTGCAGCCTTTAGTTCGAGTTATGCTGAATATGGTTGTCCGCCTTTTGGCGGATAAAATGGAATTCGAACGAGTCGATGATGGGCGAGGGAATTATTTCGTAAGAACGAAGAAAACCTATAAACATCGCCTGTTGTGCATGATTGATGAATTCCCAAGTCTTGGGAAGCTTGATATTTTACAAGAGTCATTGGCGTTTGTTGCCGGTTATGGTTTGAAGTTTTATTTAATCTGCCAGGACATTAATCAGCTTAAAAGTCGTGAGCGCGGCTATGGCCCAGATGAAACCATCACCTCAAACTGCCATATCCAAAATGCTTATCCGCCCAACCGGATTGAAACCGCCGAGCATCTATCAAAACTTACCGGCCAAACCACTATTGTGAAAGAGCATATCACGACCAGTGGCAAACGATTTTCAACCTTTTTAAACCAGATTTCCAAAACAAAACAAGAAGTCTCCCGACCGCTTTTAACGGTTGATGAATGTCAACGTATGCCTGGACCAAAAAAAGATGAAAACGGTTTAATCAAGGAAGCAGGCGATATGGTGGTGTATGTGGCAGGATTTCCTGCCATTTATGGCAAACAGCCGCTTTATTTTAAAGACCCTGTGTTTATCGCCAGAGCTTCTGTTGAAGCGCCAGAGCAATCAGATATCTTACGCGCCCGCCTTCGTGAAGATGAGGAAATCAGACTATGA
- the traF gene encoding conjugative transfer signal peptidase TraF, with translation MKKFTSWIAVLMLSIIGMAFLFMLMGFRVNTTDSIPFGLYRITNIKNIKNSYVIFCPDDRPAFKQGLDRGYIGSGLCPGGYGYLMKKVVATNGDQISITSDGVFVNRQLILFSKPTLIDGRKRPLPQWRTIDYQIKEDELITMTSQSEWSFDSRYYGPIRIGQVKGVIKPIWVNATSGEIA, from the coding sequence ATGAAAAAGTTCACTTCCTGGATTGCTGTTCTTATGTTAAGCATCATCGGCATGGCATTTCTTTTCATGCTGATGGGCTTTCGCGTGAACACCACAGATTCCATTCCTTTTGGCCTTTATCGCATTACAAATATAAAAAACATCAAAAATTCCTATGTGATTTTTTGCCCCGATGATCGACCGGCTTTTAAACAGGGATTAGATAGAGGCTATATCGGAAGTGGCCTTTGCCCTGGCGGTTATGGGTATTTAATGAAAAAAGTGGTGGCAACAAATGGTGATCAAATATCTATCACCTCCGACGGCGTTTTTGTTAATCGCCAACTTATTCTCTTTTCAAAACCGACATTAATAGATGGAAGGAAACGACCTTTGCCTCAATGGCGCACTATAGATTATCAGATCAAAGAAGATGAACTCATAACTATGACTAGCCAAAGCGAATGGTCTTTTGATAGTCGTTATTATGGCCCTATTCGTATAGGGCAAGTGAAGGGAGTGATTAAACCCATATGGGTAAATGCAACAAGTGGAGAAATAGCATGA
- a CDS encoding zincin-like metallopeptidase domain-containing protein has translation MTKLSHHQVVANQIIESLKQGTAPWVKPWEPGTGGGQIPFNPVTGKRYRGINALYLMLNQSGDNRWLTYKQAQSIDAQVRKGEKGTTVQYWKFTDEKIKNDDAGNPVLDEQGNPVKVQVNLERPKVFYATVFHASQIDNMPELVQKEQDWSLIERAENLLLNSGAAIFHSEADRAFYRVSTDSIHLPPKEQFKSAAHYYVTALHELGHWSGHPLRLDRDLRHPFGSEAYAKEELRAEIASMLLGSELGIGHDPSQHTAYIKSWIRVLEGDPLEIFRASADAEKIVNHICSLEQAQDIQHEQSIVNRDEKNNEETLMESEKNIPEKVWLSIPFKQKELAKSVVGKLPDGTPGIAWDKTQKCWYAKPGVSIEKIRAWLPENQNSPEDKALSPADEFKETLISLGAVLTGEHPIMDGKAHRIQMEGDKTGEKAGFYVAHLDGIPAGYIKNNRTGAELKWKSKGYVLTDEQKAALKAQVLENQKNRELELVERHKSTALRLKQRLSKMSEATEPTPYMKSKGIQVHSGVYTDDDKKLTCIPATDIEGTIWTVQYIAEDGTKRFAKDSKKDGCFHVLGGMNKLSDAPVIVIAEGYATAATIKEACGLPAVVSAFDSGNLKSVAKALHEKYPHTPVILAADDDKHLELSKGINPGKEKAGEAADAVNGFIVLPIFAPGEQSLNPRQFSDFNDLAKHSKLGMKGVERQIKPKVDKIASRYSRRRLSQRSNVVHIS, from the coding sequence ATGACTAAATTGTCTCACCATCAGGTTGTGGCCAACCAAATCATTGAAAGCCTCAAACAAGGAACCGCGCCCTGGGTAAAACCATGGGAACCAGGCACGGGCGGCGGCCAAATCCCGTTTAATCCAGTCACAGGAAAGCGGTATCGAGGCATTAATGCCTTGTACTTGATGTTAAATCAAAGCGGGGATAACCGCTGGCTCACCTACAAACAGGCACAAAGCATTGACGCGCAGGTTAGAAAAGGAGAAAAAGGCACGACTGTTCAATACTGGAAATTTACTGATGAAAAAATCAAAAACGATGATGCGGGAAACCCAGTCCTCGATGAGCAGGGAAATCCTGTCAAAGTGCAGGTTAACCTTGAAAGACCCAAGGTGTTTTACGCAACGGTATTTCATGCCTCACAAATTGATAATATGCCGGAACTTGTCCAAAAAGAGCAGGACTGGTCTTTAATTGAAAGAGCAGAAAACCTGCTACTTAATTCCGGTGCTGCCATTTTTCATTCGGAGGCTGATAGAGCATTTTACAGGGTATCAACCGACAGCATTCACCTCCCTCCCAAAGAGCAATTTAAATCAGCCGCCCATTATTACGTCACAGCCCTTCATGAGCTTGGTCATTGGAGCGGGCATCCTTTAAGGCTTGATCGAGACCTACGCCATCCCTTTGGCAGTGAAGCTTACGCCAAAGAAGAACTAAGGGCTGAAATCGCCAGTATGTTGTTGGGTTCGGAGCTTGGCATTGGACATGACCCCTCCCAACACACGGCTTACATCAAATCATGGATTCGCGTTTTAGAAGGTGATCCGCTGGAAATATTCAGAGCGTCAGCGGATGCTGAAAAAATTGTCAATCACATTTGCTCATTGGAACAAGCACAAGACATCCAGCATGAGCAATCTATTGTAAACAGGGATGAAAAAAATAATGAGGAAACTCTAATGGAATCCGAAAAGAATATCCCTGAAAAAGTCTGGCTTAGCATCCCATTCAAACAAAAAGAGTTAGCCAAATCCGTGGTAGGGAAGTTGCCTGATGGAACACCTGGCATTGCCTGGGATAAAACCCAGAAATGCTGGTATGCAAAACCAGGTGTTTCCATTGAAAAAATCAGAGCCTGGCTTCCAGAAAATCAAAACTCACCAGAAGACAAAGCACTTTCACCAGCCGATGAATTCAAGGAAACTTTAATCAGTTTGGGTGCAGTATTGACAGGTGAGCATCCTATCATGGACGGCAAGGCTCATCGTATACAAATGGAGGGCGATAAAACTGGTGAAAAGGCAGGCTTTTACGTGGCCCATTTAGATGGTATTCCCGCAGGCTATATCAAAAATAACCGCACAGGCGCTGAGCTAAAATGGAAAAGTAAAGGTTATGTTTTAACCGATGAACAAAAAGCAGCACTTAAGGCTCAGGTACTCGAAAATCAAAAAAATCGCGAGCTTGAATTGGTGGAAAGGCACAAAAGCACCGCTTTAAGGCTCAAGCAAAGGCTTTCCAAAATGAGCGAGGCAACTGAGCCAACACCCTATATGAAATCAAAAGGCATTCAGGTTCATTCAGGTGTTTATACCGATGACGACAAAAAATTAACTTGTATTCCTGCAACCGATATTGAAGGTACAATTTGGACGGTTCAATACATTGCAGAAGATGGCACCAAGCGCTTCGCTAAAGATTCAAAAAAGGATGGCTGCTTTCATGTTCTGGGCGGCATGAACAAACTTTCTGATGCGCCGGTTATTGTCATTGCGGAAGGATATGCAACCGCTGCAACGATAAAAGAAGCATGTGGGCTGCCTGCTGTCGTTTCTGCCTTTGATTCAGGTAACCTGAAATCGGTGGCGAAAGCATTGCATGAAAAATATCCACATACTCCAGTTATCCTGGCAGCTGATGATGACAAGCATCTGGAGTTATCGAAGGGTATCAACCCCGGCAAAGAAAAAGCAGGTGAGGCTGCCGATGCTGTCAATGGCTTTATTGTTCTACCAATCTTTGCACCAGGCGAACAGTCATTAAACCCCAGACAATTCAGTGATTTTAATGATTTGGCAAAGCACAGCAAACTGGGAATGAAAGGAGTGGAACGCCAGATTAAACCTAAGGTTGATAAAATTGCTAGTCGATATAGTCGCCGGCGCTTGTCGCAAAGGAGTAATGTTGTTCATATCTCTTAG
- a CDS encoding IS3 family transposase (programmed frameshift) translates to MKKSKFSDSQILSILKQAQSGVAVPDLCREHGISNATFYNWRAKYGGMDLPMMARLKELEAENSRLKKMYAEERLKSEILKEVLEKKLKKPSARRELARVIVRERNIEVRMACWLFSISETCYRYEPKLNEENRVIADWLMRLTQNNRNWGFGLCFLYLRNVKGFCWNHKRVYRVYKELELNLRIKPKKRLIREKPESLAVPTSSNQCWSMDFMHDQLDNGRCYRLLNIIDDFNREGLTIEADFSLPSARVIRTLEQVIEWRGKPKQIRCDNGPEYVSHKLARWAKNHDIELVFIQPGCPQQNAYIERYNRTVRYDWLNQYLFESIEQVQEQATKWLWSYNNERPNSAIGGIPPKRKLALAA, encoded by the exons ATGAAGAAATCAAAATTTAGTGACAGCCAAATCCTGTCGATATTGAAGCAAGCTCAAAGTGGTGTTGCAGTTCCAGATTTATGTCGAGAGCATGGTATAAGCAATGCGACATTCTATAACTGGCGAGCCAAGTATGGAGGCATGGATCTTCCAATGATGGCTCGGCTAAAGGAACTTGAAGCAGAGAATAGCCGCTTAAAGAAGATGTACGCTGAAGAGCGCTTAAAGTCAGAAATTTTAAAAGAGGTGCTTGAAAAAAAGT TAAAAAAGCCATCCGCTCGCCGAGAGCTTGCGCGCGTGATAGTGCGGGAACGGAATATTGAAGTCAGGATGGCTTGCTGGTTATTTAGCATCAGTGAGACGTGCTACCGTTATGAACCCAAACTGAATGAAGAAAACAGGGTCATAGCGGATTGGCTAATGCGCTTAACTCAAAACAACCGTAACTGGGGATTTGGCTTGTGTTTTTTATATTTGCGCAACGTGAAAGGTTTTTGTTGGAATCACAAACGTGTTTACCGTGTATACAAAGAGCTCGAGTTAAATTTACGGATAAAACCCAAAAAACGGTTAATCAGGGAAAAGCCTGAGTCCCTGGCCGTGCCAACATCAAGCAACCAGTGCTGGTCAATGGATTTTATGCATGATCAACTGGATAATGGACGCTGTTATCGGCTACTGAATATTATTGATGACTTTAACCGGGAAGGCCTGACAATCGAAGCGGATTTTTCATTGCCTTCTGCCCGAGTCATCCGGACACTGGAGCAAGTCATTGAATGGCGAGGCAAGCCTAAGCAGATACGTTGTGATAATGGGCCTGAATACGTAAGCCATAAGCTCGCAAGATGGGCTAAAAATCACGATATTGAGCTTGTATTCATTCAGCCAGGTTGTCCGCAGCAAAATGCCTATATTGAGCGCTATAATCGTACTGTTCGGTATGACTGGCTTAATCAATACTTATTTGAGAGTATTGAACAAGTCCAGGAACAGGCCACCAAGTGGCTTTGGTCTTATAACAATGAACGTCCTAACTCGGCTATTGGAGGTATACCACCCAAAAGAAAATTGGCTCTAGCAGCCTAG
- a CDS encoding glyoxalase superfamily protein, with protein MQNLLAHTLRENSTFGINYFVGGLPLHPYNMGMVNSFLILLFVFFILNQIRESLNADTGNNSQFDEEHIMLSIDSVKKQAQVLKSFLDEKFGDVSHSSCLQAIAKINGYKDWNTMQSIIKNNSGVDMSDDIAERLESLEFYVQELAKDVDKIQAKVDEHDPYILELQGVHPWNPPD; from the coding sequence ATGCAGAATCTCCTTGCACATACATTACGAGAAAATTCTACTTTTGGCATCAACTATTTTGTGGGCGGATTACCTCTGCACCCATACAATATGGGAATGGTAAATAGTTTTCTAATTTTATTATTTGTTTTCTTTATTCTGAATCAGATAAGGGAAAGCCTTAATGCAGACACTGGCAATAACTCCCAATTTGATGAGGAACATATCATGTTATCTATTGATTCTGTTAAAAAACAAGCTCAAGTGCTTAAATCCTTCCTGGACGAAAAATTTGGTGATGTTTCACACTCATCCTGTCTACAAGCCATTGCAAAAATAAATGGTTATAAAGATTGGAATACAATGCAGTCAATTATAAAAAATAACAGTGGGGTTGATATGTCTGATGATATAGCAGAAAGATTGGAAAGCTTGGAGTTTTACGTACAGGAATTAGCTAAAGATGTTGATAAAATTCAAGCTAAGGTTGATGAGCACGACCCATATATTCTAGAACTACAAGGTGTTCACCCTTGGAATCCGCCAGATTAA
- a CDS encoding conjugal transfer protein TraM, with protein sequence MSEKINEAIQDIAGKHGVVLGRDDPVLILQTMNDRLLEENRKAQQEMLTQFKEEMESISSQWKVDAKDKAEKVLNAALASSKEAMNKMLGEATNESVLIMRNLISDALMEARDLTHQTRTRNQLALLSLFAMLTVTCLFM encoded by the coding sequence ATGTCAGAGAAAATTAATGAAGCTATTCAAGACATTGCAGGCAAGCATGGTGTTGTTCTGGGTAGAGATGATCCAGTTCTTATCCTCCAAACCATGAATGACAGGCTGCTTGAGGAAAATCGAAAAGCACAACAGGAAATGCTGACTCAGTTCAAAGAGGAAATGGAGAGCATTTCCTCTCAATGGAAGGTTGATGCTAAAGACAAAGCTGAGAAAGTACTTAATGCTGCATTGGCTAGTAGTAAAGAAGCCATGAACAAAATGCTGGGGGAGGCAACCAATGAATCCGTTCTCATCATGAGAAATCTGATATCAGATGCGTTGATGGAGGCGCGTGATTTGACTCACCAGACACGGACAAGAAATCAATTAGCATTGTTATCATTGTTTGCAATGCTGACTGTAACTTGTTTGTTTATGTGA